In Malus sylvestris chromosome 15, drMalSylv7.2, whole genome shotgun sequence, a single genomic region encodes these proteins:
- the LOC126602076 gene encoding uncharacterized protein LOC126602076 codes for MLSYARHTTALFIYTSSSIITPPPSSPLVLKSIPFPIRSLSSSLPKPRNTNAMGSLRALDVPLHYPTARRDESVVDDYHGVKVADPYRWLEDPDSEETKEFVQKQVELTQSVLKECDTRGQLGEKITQLFDHPRYDPPLKRGNKYFYTHNTGLQAQSVLYVQNSLDGKADVLLDPNTLSEDGTVSLNTYSISEDAKYLAYALSSSGSDWATIKVMRVEDKAVEPETISWVKFSDICWTYDHKGFFYSRYPAPKEGEDIDAGTETNTNLYHELYYHFVGTDQSEDILCWRDSENPKYTFGADVTVDGKYILLYVAEGCDPVNKFYYCDMSALPNGLEGLRGKNDLLPVIKVIDKFDAQYHVIANDETVFTLLTNKDAPKYKLVRVDLKEPTVWTDVLPESEKDVLESASAVNGTQMIVSYLSDVKYVVQVRDLKSGNLLHQLPIDIGSVNGISARREDSTVFFGFTSFLTPGIIYQCNLDNEIPDLKVFREITVPGFERSEFHVDQVFVPSKDGTKIPTFVVARKNISLDGSHPCLLYGYGGFNISITPSFSVSRIVLTRHLGVVYCIANIRGGGEYGEEWHKAGSLSKKQNCFDDFISAAEYLVSAGYTQPSKLCIEGGSNGGLLVGACINQRPDLFGCALAHVGVMDMLRFHKFTIGHAWTSDYGCSDKEEEFRWLIKYSPIHNVRRPWEQHASQPHQYPSTMLLTADHDDRVVPLHSLKLLATLQYVLITSLENSPQTNPIIGRIECKAGHGAGRPTQKMIDEAADRYSFMAKMLGASWME; via the exons ATGTTGTCATATGCTCGACATACCACTGCCCTTTTCATATACACGTCATCGTCTATAATAACACCGCCGCCTTCATCACCTCTAGTTCTCAAATCAATTCCATTTCCAATTcgttctctctcctcctctctccCAAAACCTAGAAACACGAACGCAATGGGTTCCCTCCGTGCCCTAGACGTCCCCTTGCACTACCCTACCGCCCGCCGAGACGAGTCCGTCGTTGACGACTACCACGGCGTCAAGGTCGCCGATCCTTACAGATG GCTTGAGGATCCCGACTCCGAAGAGACGAAAGAGTTCGTACAGAAACAAGTAGAACTGACGCAGTCGGTTCTGAAGGAATGCGATACGAGAGGGCAGCTTGGGGAAAAGATCACCCAGCTTTTCGATCACCCGCGTTATGATCCACCTCTTAAGCGAGGGAATAAGTACTTCTACACCCACAACACTGGGCTTCAAGCCCAAAGTGTCCTCTACGTGCAG AATAGTTTGGATGGAAAAGCAGACGTGTTGCTTGATCCAAATACGCTTAGCGAAGATGGGACTGTTTCTTTGAACACTTATTCAATTAGTGAGGACGCCAAGTACTTGGCCTATGCCCTTAGTTCAAGTGGCAGTGATTGGGCAACGATTAAAGTGATGCGGGTTGAGGATAAGGCGGTCGAGCCTGAAACTATATCTTGG GTCAAGTTTTCGGATATTTGCTGGACATATGATCATAAAGGGTTTTTCTACAGCCGCTATCCAGCTCCAAA AGAAGGAGAAGATATTGATGCTGGGACAGAGACCAACACAAATCTTTATCACGAATTATACTATCATTTTGTGGGTACAGATCAATCAGAAGACATATTATGCTGGAGGGATTCTGAAAATCCTAAATACACGTTTGGAGCTGATGTTACAGTTGATGGGAAA TATATTCTTCTGTATGTTGCGGAGGGTTGCGACCCAGTCAACAAATTTTATTACTGTGACATGTCTGCACTTCCTAATGGTCTTGAAGGTCTAAGGGGGAAAAACGATTTACTGCCAGTTATCAAggttattgataaatttgatgcACAGTATCATGTCATTGCAAATGATGAAACTGTGTTTACTCTTCTGACAAACAAGGATGCTCCAAAATATAAGTTGGTCCGAGTTGATCTGAAGGAACCAACTGTTTGGACTGACGTTCTCCCAGAATCTGAAAAAGATGTTCTTGAATCAGCGTCTGCTGTAAATGGTACCCAAATGATTGTTAGTTACTTGAGTGATGTGAAGTATGTTGTACAGGTAAGGGATTTGAAATCAGGTAACTTGCTGCATCAATTACCGATTGACATTGGATCGGTTAATGGGATTTCGGCAAGACGTGAAGACAGTACAGTTTTTTTTGGGTTTACAAGTTTTCTTACCCCTGGTATAATATATCAGTGTAATCTAGACAATGAAATTCCAGACTTGAAGGTATTTCGCGAAATTACGGTTCCTGGGTTTGAACGCTCAGAGTTCCATGTTGATCAG GTATTCGTTCCCAGTAAGGATGGCACTAAGATACCAACGTTTGTTGTGGCCAGAAAGAACATTAGTTTGGATGGATCACATCCATGCTTGCTATACGGATATGGTGGATTTAACATTAGTATTACGCCTTCATTCAGTGTTAGTCGTATTGTACTTACAAGGCATTTAGGTGTTGTTTACTGCATAGCCAATATCCGTGGGGGTGGAGAGTATGGTGAGGAATGGCATAAAGCAGGCTCCCTCTCTAAAAAGCAAAATTGCTTTGATGACTTCATTTCTGCAGCTGAATACCTTGTATCTGCCGGTTATACCCAACCGAGCAAGTTGTGTATTGAAGGTGGAAGTAATGGTGGACTGCTCGTTGGAGCTTGCATAAATCAG AGACCTGATCTTTTTGGTTGTGCACTGGCTCATGTTGGTGTTATGGATATGCTACGGTTCCACAAGTTTACCATAG GTCACGCCTGGACTTCTGATTATGGCTGCTCTGACAAGGAGGAAGAGTTCCGTTGGTTAATTAA GTACTCGCCTATACACAATGTTAGGAGACCATGGGAACAACATGCAAGCCAACCTCACCAATACCCATCTACCATGTTATTGACTGCGGATCATGATGACCGAGTTGTACCACTACACTCGTTGAAGTTATTGGCG ACCTTGCAATATGTTCTGATCACAAGTTTGGAGAATAGCCCACAGACAAATCCGATTATTGGTCGCATTGAATGCAAGGCGGGGCATGGAGCTGGACGTCCAACCCAGAAAATG ATTGACGAAGCTGCTGACCGGTATAGTTTCATGGCTAAGATGTTGGGTGCATCATGGATGGAGTAG